From the genome of Paracidovorax avenae:
GCCCCGCGATCGGCGCCTCCACCGTCGCGAACCGCAGGTCCAGCCGCCGGCGCGCGAGCGTGGCGCGGGCCTGGACCACCTCGGCCGCGGCCTGGTCACGCTGCGACACCGCATCGTCGTAGGCCTGCCGGCTCACGGCATCGGCCCGCACCAGCGGCTCCAGCCGATCGGCCTGCAGGCGTGCCCGGGCCCAGGCCGCCTGCGCGCGCTGCAGTGCCGCCTCCGCCATGTCGGCATCGGCCTGGAACGGTCCGGGGTGGATCCGGAAGAGCGGCGCGCCCTGGCGTATCTCCGCCCCCTGCTCGAACAGCCGGCGCTGCACGATGCCCCCGACCTGCGGCCGGATCTCCGCCGTGCGCACCGCGGCCACCCGGCCGGGCAAATCGTCGGACACCACGAGATCACCGGGCACCAGCGTGGCCACGGACACCTGCGCCGGCGGCGCGGGGGCGTCCTGCGCCTCGTCGGTGCCGCAGGCCGCCAGTACCAGCGTGGCCAGCGCCGCCGCCATCATCGCGGCCTGCCGCCGTCGGGGGGTGTGCATATGCAGGGAATCCTTCGCGTGCAAAAAAGGCGCCACTGTGGCGCTCCACGGCTGCGAAGGATTGGGCGTTGTGTGGAGATGCGATGGAGCCGGAAAATCTCGGTAGAGTGCGCGGCGTGTCGATCCCACCCCATCGCATCTTCCGGGAATCCGCGACCCAGGCGCTCGTGCTCATCGCGGAGGACGAGCCCGAAATCGCCGAGATCCTCGCCGCCTACCTCGCGCGCGGCGGCCTGCAGACCGTGCATGCGCCGGACGGCCAGGCCGCGCTCGCGATGCACCGGGCCCTCAAGCCGGACCTCGTCCTGCTCGACGTGCAGATGCCCCGCGTGGACGGCTGGAAGGTGCTGAGCGAAATCCGCCACCGCGGCGACACGCCCGTCATCATGCTGACGGCCATGGACCAGGACATCGACAAGCTCATGGGCCTGCGCATCGGCGCGGACGACTACGTGGTCAAGCCCTTCAACGCTGCAGAGGTCGTGGCCCGCGTGCAGGCGGTGCTGCGCCGCAGCCGGGGGGGTGCGGGTGGAGCGGGGGGTGAGAGCGCCCAGGCGGTGCTGCGCGCCGGCATCTTCCAGATCGACCCCGAGACCCACGAGGCCAGCGTGCACCTGGACGGGCAGCGCCACCTGCTGGAACTGACGCTCACCGAATTCAAGCTGCTCGCCTGC
Proteins encoded in this window:
- a CDS encoding response regulator; the protein is MEPENLGRVRGVSIPPHRIFRESATQALVLIAEDEPEIAEILAAYLARGGLQTVHAPDGQAALAMHRALKPDLVLLDVQMPRVDGWKVLSEIRHRGDTPVIMLTAMDQDIDKLMGLRIGADDYVVKPFNAAEVVARVQAVLRRSRGGAGGAGGESAQAVLRAGIFQIDPETHEASVHLDGQRHLLELTLTEFKLLACLMRSPRRVFSRLELLEACLPEGDALERTVDSHISKLRKKLEPLGVEGLPVSVRGVGYRLGSGE